TTGCATCCTTGGCACCTTGGCGCAAGAAAGGAAGTTTTATGGGAAACGCGGAACTCGAAACCCGAAACTTTTTTTGCATGCAAAGACAGAAAAAATCGGTTGAAAGGGAGAAGTGAATATTTTCAACAACGTCCCGGATCATGACTGCTCGCCTCAAATGGCATGAAGTGAAGAAAGTGGATCATTATTATTTGTCAATAGATGCTGTGACCCAGGCCATGGAGGTTCGGGAAAAGCCCTTATCTTATGATGGCCAAGAGAAAAAGGGGTAGTCAATGAAATCCGAGCAAGCGATTGAAAGGCTTCCATCAACCTTTTCTATTTCCGACCTGGAACGTGCATGCCCTTCCATTAGCCGGGGTATGATCCGAGTGATTTTGAACCGCCTGCGAAAAGAACGGAGACTCCTATGCGGGGGAACGGGCCGTAATGCCCTCTGGGAGAAACGTGGTAATAACCACCGAAAACGTGATAATAAACGTGGTAATATACGGTAGAATCATGGAACCATTATTAGGATCACGAAAGAGATAAATGATCCTATTTCATTTTGGGGAGATCCGGAGTGAAAGGCGTGACAATTGCAGCTTGATTGCATGCATCGCTCAGCAAGAAAAAAGGAGCTGGTCACAAATTGTGACCGGTTCAAGAGGCTAAGCAATTAACGTTTTGCCCAGGAAAAGACAGTTTTTGATCCTTGGCTACCCATATGAGATCACTGTTTCATTATAATTTTGGGTTACCCTTATGGCTCAGGCGACATCCTTAATTCCCGCAGAACGAATTGAAAATTCAATCCTACTCATCCGAAAAGAAAAAGTCATACTGGATGAAGATTTAGCATTTCTTTACGGGGTTTCTACGAAGGTTTTGATCCAGGCTGTAAAACGGAATATAGAACGATTTCCTCCAGATTTTATGTTCCAGTTGAGCAAAGAAGAGTTTGCTTTTTTGAGGTCACAAATTGTGACCTCAAAGCTGAAGAGCGGAAGAGGAGGCCGACGCTATCCCCCGTATGCTTTTACCGAAGAAGGTGTAGCCATGTTGTCGAGTGTATTGAATAGTCCAAGGGCGATCAGAGTTAATATCGAGATCATGAGGGCCTTCGTTCGGTTACGAAAACTACTCGCCTCCAATGCTGACCTGGCACGTAAACTGGAAGCATTAGAAAAGAAATACGATGCCCAGGGCAAGGCGATTTTTGATGCGATTCGCCAACTCATGACGCAGCCTAAGGCGGACAGGAAAAAGATTGGCTTTCATCTGAAAGAGCGGCATAGCCCCTATATGGCCAGAGTAAAAAAGAGACACCCAAATTAACCTCACCAATTCAAATATTATTGTCGTTTGAGACTCTGAATTCGGGGGGAATCAAAGAATATCAAAATTAAAGACCCCGCAACGTTTATAGCTGGTGGGGGAGATAGCCAAAATTATGGAGGCAAGCGATGGCAATGAATGATCCCATACTCAAGGCGCTTGAACTGCCTGGTGGCGCACGTTTTTATAAATGCGCTCTTCAAGTTAATCCATTTGAATATTTGCAGAGGCATCAAAAGCAAACAAAGTTTGTTAAAGAAGAGGACTATAATAGCGCCATTATCGATGAATGCAAAAGAAACGGAATCGAGGTTATTGCCGTAACCGACCATTATAGGGTGAAAAGTGGACAGAAGTTGATAAAGGCAGCGCGGGAGGCCGGTATATACGGATTTCCTGGGTTCGAAGCCTTCACGAAAGATGGAGTTCATTTTTTATGCCTTTTCGATCCGGGTGAGTTGGAACGAATGTTCCAAGCTTCCGGACGAATTCAATACGGATTAAAACCTGTTCCGGGAAGCTCTTTGGACAATTTGGATCGCCGCCGTTTGAAGGATTATTTAGGCCGAGTACTTGGATCCTCATATCCTTCTGATGAAAATGCGGCGGAATGGGAACGGCTGTTGCTTAACATGGACCTCCTCATAAAATCAGATGATCTGGTGACTGTAACCATTGATGGTATGCTTCTTTTCGGGAAAAATCCCAAACGCTTCATCCCCCAGTCAGGCATTCGTGCCATCGCTTACCCAGGAGATCATCCAGATTATGCAACCCGTGCCGATCAGGATTTGAAAGGAGCCATGACCCCTTTATTTTCACAAGATGGGGCGATTTTAGAACCCAGTCTTTTAGAATCCAGTCTTGTGGAGCAGGCTCTTGATTTTATAAAACGTAATACGGAGGTGACCGCCCACCTTGAAGGAGGAGCAAGACGGGTGGATCGACCTAGTTATCCTGAAGAAGTCTTGCGAGAGGTAATCGTCAATTCGCTGGTACACCGTGACTACAGCATCGCAGGAACCGATATTTCGTTGAATATTTTTGCCGATCGCCTTGAGGTCCGAAGCCCGGGTCCATTGCCCAACACCGTCACTGTTGATGGATTGAAAGTTGGTCTTCGGTATGCACGCAACCAGACGCTCGTAAATGTAATGCGAGATTATCGGTATGTTGATTTCA
This genomic window from Deltaproteobacteria bacterium contains:
- a CDS encoding ORF6N domain-containing protein; protein product: MAQATSLIPAERIENSILLIRKEKVILDEDLAFLYGVSTKVLIQAVKRNIERFPPDFMFQLSKEEFAFLRSQIVTSKLKSGRGGRRYPPYAFTEEGVAMLSSVLNSPRAIRVNIEIMRAFVRLRKLLASNADLARKLEALEKKYDAQGKAIFDAIRQLMTQPKADRKKIGFHLKERHSPYMARVKKRHPN
- a CDS encoding ATP-binding protein; the encoded protein is MAMNDPILKALELPGGARFYKCALQVNPFEYLQRHQKQTKFVKEEDYNSAIIDECKRNGIEVIAVTDHYRVKSGQKLIKAAREAGIYGFPGFEAFTKDGVHFLCLFDPGELERMFQASGRIQYGLKPVPGSSLDNLDRRRLKDYLGRVLGSSYPSDENAAEWERLLLNMDLLIKSDDLVTVTIDGMLLFGKNPKRFIPQSGIRAIAYPGDHPDYATRADQDLKGAMTPLFSQDGAILEPSLLESSLVEQALDFIKRNTEVTAHLEGGARRVDRPSYPEEVLREVIVNSLVHRDYSIAGTDISLNIFADRLEVRSPGPLPNTVTVDGLKVGLRYARNQTLVNVMRDYRYVDFRGMGIRQKVIPGMFAHNGTEPDFIADERSFTVRLWKENQSR